AAGTAATTCAATGGCCAGTTTGCCTCTTAAGCTCTATCAAAATTATAATGTGGTAAATGCTTATGAAAATGATATTGCAGAGCTTATTGAAAGCCCTAATTCCTTTATGACGCAGTTTAAATTTATAAGGAAGATGGAAACTCTAAAAAATATGACGGGTAATGCTTATGCCTTAATTGAATATGATATGTTTATGACTCCAATAGCATTACACATTTTAAATCCGGATTTAGTTGAACCAGTAATTGAAAAAGATACTAATGAACTTTGGTACAGGGTAATTGATTCAGATGGTTCAATATATATTCATAACAGTAACATAATACACATACATCATATAACTGGAGTTGTAGGCGAAAAAGGCATAAATCCACTTGATATACTTAAAAATACAGTGGATTATGACAGAGAAATTAAAGAATTTAGCTTAAATCAACTTCAGAATGGATTAAAAGCTAATGTCGTTATAAAATTGGCATCCAAATTAAATAAAGATGCTATGGATGATTATACTGAAATGTTAAAAAGATTTCAGAAAAACGGCATATTGTTTCTGGACAATGGTAAAGACTTTAAGGAATTAAGTGGATTCAATTTTATAGATCCTAAGGTTTTTGATGTTGAAAAAATAACTGTTGAGAGGGTAGCAAGAGTATATAATATGCCATTAAGTAAATTAAACAGTGAAAAAAGCAGCTATAATAGTTCTGAACAGGCTGATTTGGAGTATATAAAAGATACAATGTTGCCTAATACACGAATGTGGGAACAGGAAACAAATAGAAAATTGCTTACACATCAACAAAGGAAAAATGGATTTTCCCTTAAATTCAATCTGAATGGTTTGGCCAGAGCAGATATGAATACAAGGGGAAATTTTTATTTTAAAGGGATAAGGAGCGCGTGGTTTACACCCAATGAAGTAAGATCATTGGAAGATATGCCACCAAAGCCAGGAGGGGATAAATTGTATGTATCAAAAGACTTAATTTCTTTAGATTTGTTAAATGCACCACAAGTAGATGTAGATGGAGGTGAAAATAATGTCCAAAATACTGGAGTTTAAGAGTAAAGATAAATTTGGTAAAGAAAAAGTTAATGGAAAAATGGAAATTAAAAATCAAACTGATACTGCTGCAGATTTATATTTTTATGGTGACATAGTTTCTACTACATATGATCCTGATGATTGGTGGAGTAGTGGAAGTCCAGAAGATAAAGCTCCACAGGATGTTGCTGATTTTCTTAATGAAATTGATGGCATGACAGATGTAAATATTCATGTAAATAGTGGCGGAGGTGATGTTTTTGCAGGTGTAGCAATATATAACATATTAAAAAATAATAGTGCAAATAAGACAACTTATGTTGAAGGCCTAGCAGCAAGTGCAGCAAGCATAATAGCATTAGCAGGAGATAAAATAGTAATTCCATCAAGTGCACAACTTATGATACACAATCCTTGGACACATGCAGGAGGAAATGCCAATGATCTCAGAAATGTAGCGGATATGCTTGATCAGATAAGTAAATCACTTGTAAATATTTATATGGAAAATGCTAAAGATGGCATAAAAGCTGATGATATAAAACAAATGATGGATGATGAAAAATGGTTTACAGGTGATGAGGCTGCAGAAGTATTTAATATTGAGGTTGATACAACTGAACCAGTTGCAGCAAGTATAAAAAGTGAATTTTTTAGTAAATACAAAAATACGCCTAAAAATTTACTTAATATTACACCTAAAAATAATACAAAACATCCTGTTGTTAAGGATGCAGAAATTGAAAGCCTAATAGAAAGAGTTAATAATACATTAAAATATTCAAATTTAGAGGAGGAATAATATATGAAAATGAATAGATATCAGCTTGAACAAACACTTGATGGTGTAGGTCAGGATTTAAAAGCAAGTAATGAAAAACTAGTAAAGATGTATGCTGATTCAAAAACTACTATAGACGCTAGAAATGAACAGAAAAATAATGTAAAAGACTTGGAAGAAAGATTTAATGGATTAAAAGCTCAAATTGATGATTTAGATAAACAGGCAAAAGAAAAACTTAAAACTAAAAACAACTTAGATGGTGATGACGATCCAAAAGCTAAAATTATTAAAGCAAAAGCATCATTAGTAAGAGCTGTAATGGCACATAAACCAGTATCAGATGATGTAAAGAATGCACTTGGAGGGGTTAGAGCTTCTTTGGGTGATGGTACATCTCTTGGAGATGGAGGAAAATTACTCCCAACTACTATGACTACTGAATTATTGACTGAACCTATGGCAAAGAATCCATTGAGAGGTATTTCAACATTTACTAATATAACCAACCTTGAAGTACCTAAAATAATTTTTACTCTAAGTGATGATGATTTTGTTCAAGATGGTGCTACAGCAAAAGAATTAGAAGCAAGTGCAGATACAATTGTATTCGCAAGAAATAAGTTCAAAGTATTCTGTGATATAAGTGAAACTATACTTAATGGTACCGCAACTAACTTAGTAGAAACCGTAAATAATGCATTAGAAAGTGGACTTGCTAAGAAAGAAAAGAAAGTAGCATTTGAAGCTGCAGCTCCTACTGATATGAGTTTTTATAAGAAAGATGCTGGTAGCAAATATTTAATAAAAGAAGTTCAAAAAGATACTTTATTTAAAGCAGTTAAAGCTGCATTAGCTGATTTGGAAGATGATTATTCTGATAATGCAAAGATAGTTATGCGAAAATCAGACTATTTTGATATGATTGATACTTTAGCTAATAACAATTCTACTTTATATACAGCACAGCCAGAGCAGATTTTGGGAGCACCAGTTATATTTTGTGATTTAGCAACAATACCAGTTGTAGGCGATTTTGGATATTCTCATTTTAACTATGACTTAAATATGCTTTATGACCAGGATAAAAATGTTAAAACAGGCATGGAAAGTTTTGTATTGACAGCATGGATTGACCACAAAATAAAAATGTATTCTGCATTTAGACTTGCAACAGTAAAAACTGTTACTCCCTAGTGCACCCTCTGCAACAGAGGGAACAACAGATACAACAAAATATACACAAGATCAACTTGAAGCTATGACAGTTGACCAATTAACTACTATTGCAAAAAATAAAGGCATGACAGGCTATTCTAGTTTGAATAAAGCTGATTTGATAAGTGCAATATTAGCTAAAGAGGGTGTATAGTATGAATTTATCAGAAGTAAAAGAGTGGCTAAAGGTAGATTATGAGGATGAAGACAATACTTTATCCTCTTTACTTTCTGCAAGTGAAATGATAATTAAGCAGGCCACTGGAGTTGAGCTTTCAGATGTACAAGGTGATGAAAAGGCATTAGCGTTGTATGATCTGATACAAAAAATTATAGTAACTAATTTTAATGAAAATAGGGGGGAAGGAATTAAAGATAATATTGGACTAACAAGCTTATATATGCAGTTAGAAGCATATAAATTGTCAAATTCAACTACAGATAGCGTTGATACAGGGTAAACTATTAAAATAAAACTAACTTTTAAAAGAAATGAGAGGTAAATTTGAGTGATAATAAATTAGACCCGGGGAAGTTAGACAAAAGGATTGAAGTTTGGCAGATGCGTAAAGAAGAAAATGAAATTTGTGAGGAAGATTATGGCCCGCAATATTTAAAAAAAATTTGGTCAAGTATAATCCCCCAAACTGGGAAATTGCAAAAACAAACTAATCCTGATACAGTAACTGCAGATACAACTCACAAAATAATTGTGAGATATGGATCAGGGAAGAACATAACGGATGATATGTGGCTTATGTATTTTGAAAATAAAGCTGATAGTGATATATATGCTAAAGATCAAAATGCTAAAGTTGGCCATAGATTTGATATAAATTATATCTTAGATCCATACTTTGCTCATAAGACGCTTGAAATATTTTGTACTGAAAAAATAGAGTAGGTGGTGATATTTTGGAAGATGGATTTGAAGGCTTAAGTGGCTTGGATGATTTAACAAAGGATTTTCTTAGTTTAGCACAAGAAGAGCTTCCTAAAGAATCTAAAAAGTTTATAAAAAAGAATGCAAATCAATTAAAGACGGCAACTAAAAATAAATCAAAAGAATTAGGTATACTTGAGGAAACTGGTAATTACTATAAATCATTTAAAAGTGGAAAAGTCTATAAATATGATGGTTCTTTAGCCTGCAGAGCAATGAACAACAGCCCTCATGCTCATTTACTGGAAAATGGTCATATGCAAACTGACAAAGCAGGGAATACTGTAGGAAAAGGATTTGTCCCAGGATTCCACGCCTTTGAAAAAGAATACAGTGAATTTTTAAATAAATACTATGATAATTGCGAACAATTCATTGATGATATGTTGAAAAACAAAGGATTATAAAAAATGGTTACTATAAAAGACATAGTAAAGGCTATAAATTTAAAAATAAAAGATAAATTCCCTGATATACCAATACAAAGTACAGATATAAAAGAAGGCTTTAAAAGACCTTCTTTTTATGTAAATAAAGATGATAATAAATCCAACAGATATAACCAAGATATTAAAGAAAGTAAAACATCCATAAGGATTTACTATTTTCCTACAAGTGCATATAAGAACAGGATTGAACTTTTAAATATGGAAAATGATTTAACTGATTTATTCCTTGATGGTGTGCTAGTTAGTACGGATGATGGTGAATATCTGATGGAAATTTTAGAAGATGATATAGATTCTGTGGTTACAGATGGAGTATTACAAGTGCATTTTTACTTATATTTACTTCAGGACTTTTCAGAGGAAGATGCTGAAGTTATGGAAGAATTGGAAATGGATGAATTAGAAAATAATTAAGAGAAAGGATGTTTTAAATGTCTTTGAATTTACCAAACATAGATGTTATTTTCTCAAAATTGGCTTCTACGTTAGAAGGTAGAAGCCAAAAAGAAAATGTAATCCTAATTATAAAGGATGATACTGACAAAACTTTTAGCACAAAAGTATATACAGATGCTACAGTTGCGGCAAAGGACTCAGCCTTATATACTCCAGCAAATTTAATGTATATAACAGATGCTTTTATTGGAGAACCAGCAAAAGTAACAGTAATTAGGATTGATGCAACAGGTGGCAAAATTGCAGATGCATTAACTATAGCTGGAACTTTAGAAAGGGGATGGATAGGTACTCCAAGTGAAGTACAGGCAGACCAGGATGCAATTACTTCTTTCATAAAAGACCAAGTTGCAAAGAAGAGATATTATTTTGGAATTGTATTTAATTCAACTGTACCACCAAATTTTAAGTTTGTTACGAACATAGATAATCCCAAAGTAACTTTTAAAGGAAGCAGAGGAGAACAAACTTCAAATGAAGCTATTCCAACACTTTTAGGATATTTTGCAGGTAATGCAATAACTAGAAGTGCCACAAATTTAGTAATAGAAAATTTAGTGAGTGTACAGGAAAATACAGACGTTAATGCGGATATAAATAATGGAAAAATGCCTCTTATAAATGACAATGATGACGGTGAAAATAAAGTAAGAATAGGACTAGCAATTAATTCTTTAACAGATGATGATGCTATAGAAGATGAAAAATTTATAGAGATAGTGGAAGCTGAAGCGTTAATTGCAACAGATGTAAGAAATACTTTTAAAAATGATTGGCAGGGAAAAGTCAAAAACACTCCAGATCATCAAGTATTATTTGTTAGTGCAGTAAACGGCTTTTATAAGGAACTTACTAAAGAAGAAAATGGTGGTATATTGGATGAAAATTTTGACAATGCATCATATATAGATACAGATGTACAAAAAAAAGCACTAGTTGCTGCTGGTGTTAGCGGTGCAAGTTCTTTTACAGATGCTCAGGTAAAACAAACTGTTATTGGCAGAAAAGTATTTTTAAAGTCAAATATAAAGATACTGTTTGCTATGACAGATTTGACATTAAACAACATGTTAAATTAGGGAGGAGATGGTCAATATGGCTAACAAAGGTACTGACTATTTAGTTGGAACCAATATGACTGTTTATATGAATAATGTAAAAATTACAGAAATAGCTTCTTGTGAATTGAAAGTTACAGGTAAATTTGATGATGTAAATCAAGCAGGAGAATTTGGGACAACCTACGTTTATTTAGGATATGAGTGCAGCGGGACACTTAAACTAAATAAAATGAGAAGTGTTGGTGCAAGTATTGTTGGGGAAGCTTATTTGACAGGAGAGATGCCTCAATTAAAAGTAAGTGGAGCTGTGACTAATAAAGTTACAAAACAAACAGGTCGAATGGAATTCTATGATGTAGTTGTGACAGAATTTGGCCTAAATTCTGAAGTTAAAAAACTTATAACTGAAGAAATACCTATTAAAGCTGGTAGTTTTAAAGTTCTAGATAAAATTAATCCAATAACTGTTTAGGGGGAGATATTATGGCAGGTAAAAAAACATTAAAGAAATTAACTTTGAAAGATCTTTTAAATAAGGAACTTATAAAAAAAGCAACAACAGCAAAATTCAAAGATATAGAAATTAAAAGTTTAGGTGGAACTGTAACTTTTAAAAGGCCAAGCCAAGATCAAATTACAGAGGTTATAGATGTGATGGATATTAATACTAATGGTGACCAGAGTGTAAAGATGGGTAAAATCATTCCGGCAATGAGACAATTAATTTATGATTGCTGCCCTATAATGCATGAAAATGATATTCTTGAAGCATATGGATGTACTGATGATCCTGAAGCAATTGTTGAAACATGGATTCCTGATATGAATGAGGTAGATGACATAGCAAACCAATTAATAGGAAAACAAAATTTAAAGTCAAGTGAGGTGGAAGGTAAAGTAAAAAACGAATAAAAAAGGACAAGTGGTGGCATACACTTGCCTTTTATGCTGTTAGAGATCCACAAAGTATTAATTATCTATTAAATTGTAGCTATTTTGAAAGGGTATTTTATATGTGTGCAGTAGATAACTACTGGAAAAGTAAAGCTAACTTCGTAAGTGCAATGTTTAGCACAAGAGAAGATGAAGATAATTAGTTTTATTTATTTTTTTTGAAAAAAGTTTTGATGAAGACATACTTTTGTATGTCTAATTAAAACTTTTTTTCTTTATTAAAAATAAAAGGCAGGTGAGCACATGGCAAGTAGGGTAATAGCTACAATTTTAAGTTTAAAAGATAATTTTTCAAAAACCATACAAGGAACAACAGAAAATACAAAGGCTTTCCAGCGTCAGATACAACATACTCAAAATGATATTGCAAAGTTTAGAAATAATATTGGAGAAAGTTTTGGAACTATAAAGACTAAAGTTGCTGGAGCTTTGGCAGGATTAGGATTTGCTGAGGTTGCAAAGAAATCTGTTGAATTTGCTTCTAACTTAGTTGAAGTTCAAAATGTAGTAGATCAAACTTTTGGAAAAGGTGCATCACAAATAGATGCATGGTCTAAGACAGCTTTAAACGCGTATGGATTAAATCAACTCCAAGCTAAACAATTTACTGGATACTTAGGGGCAATGATGAAATCTAGTGGTATAGCTGGAGATTCACTTACAAAAATGAGTGAAGACTTAGTAGGGCTATCAGGAGACATGGCCAGTTTTGATAATTTAGATCCAGAGATAGCTTTTGAAAAAATTAGATCAGGTATAAGTGGAGAGACTGAACCACTTAAAGAAATTGGCATAAACATGGATGTTGCAAATTTAAAGGCCTATGCATTATCACAAGGTATAACAAAAAGCTACGAAAGCATGAGTCAGGCTAAACAGGTAACATTAAGATATAACTATTTAATGTCTGTTACAGCCGATAAGCATGGTGATTTTGCTAAGACTCAGCAAACATTTGCTAATCAAATGAGAATTGCAAAAGCTAACGTTGAACAAATGGGAGCAAGTATTGCAACTAACTTTTTGCCTTTTTTAAATAAAATGTTACTAACATTTAATAATGGTGGATTGAAGTCAATTGGGACTATATTTAGTGGTATAGGTAATACAATAGTCAGTATTGCTAATAATGCTAAAGTTCCACTTCAAAGCCTTATGAATAGTTTTGGCAATTTAGGGCAAGCAAGTGGAATAAAAAATTTATTTTCTGGCATAGATAGCAAACCTCTTGAAACATTAAAATGGACTATAAATAGTGTCATATATGGGTTAAGAGATTTAGTAAACTTTGTTTCACAACATGCTGCAGCCACAAAAACTATTTTAGCTGGATTAGGTGGAGCTTTAATTGCTACTAAATTTGTACAAGAAGGTGTAAAGATTCAAGGAACTATAAAGGATATAAAAAAAGGAGTTGAAGGACTACAAGGTTTAAGTAAAGCAGGAAAACTACTTTCGTCAATATTTAGTGTACCTGTCAATGCAGTACCTTTTATAATAGCGATAACTGTAATTGCATCAATAGCCTATATAGTAATAAAAAATTGGACTCCTTTAAAAAATTTCTTCACAGGAATTTGGAGCAGTATTACACAAGGAGCTAGCAACTTTTCTAATGGTGTAAAAAACGTAATTTCAGATGTTGGCAATACAATAAAGAGTATATTTTCAGGTATTGGAAGTTTTTTTAGTGGCTTATGGAGTGGAATAACAAATACTGCTGTAAGTGTATGGAATGGAATAAAAACAACTGCAAGTACAATTTGGAATGGAATTAAATCAGTATTTTCAACTGTGGTTACTTCTATAGTTACATTCGTCAATACTAAGTTTTCATCTCAAATTCAAGCTATTACAATTATTTTTAATTCTATAAGAAACATATTCTCAAGTATATGGAATGGCATTAAAACTATAGTTCTTGGTGTTGTTTTAGTTATCATGGATATAATTAGTGGTAAGTTTGGAAGCGTAAGGACTGATATTTCTAAAATATTGAAAAGCCTAGGCAATGACATTCGCAATATAGGAAACAATATTAGATTAATTATAATCACTGTAATAAATGCTATACGAACAACAGCAATACAGTTATTTACTGGGATGGTAAATGGCATAAAATCAATCTGGAATGGTATTAGAAATTTTTTCTCCAGTTTATGGCTTAACCTAAAATTAGGAGCTATAAATGGATGGAATGCTTTTAGAAATGGGATATCAGGCATAGTATCAGGTGTGGTAAGCTGGATAATAAATACATGGAATTCAATTATTAATTGGTTTGCTACATTACCATCTAGGTTATATCAATCTGGTGTTTCTATGTTTACAAGTTTGAAAAATGGTATATCTAATACAATTGTAAATATAGGTTCTTGGATATCTCAAAAATTTCAAGGTTTTGTTTCTTTCTTTACAAGTTTACCATCCAAGGCATCAACTTGGGCACATGACATGATACAAGGATTTTTACAAGGTATTAATGATAAAATAGATGCAGTAAAAAAAGGAGCTTCAAACATAGCAGATAAAATAAGAAGCATATTGCATTTTAGTACACCAGATGAAGGCCCTTTAAAGCCATACGCTCAATGGATGCCTGATTTTATTAATGGAATGAATGAAGGTGTCATTAATACCACTCCAAACATTGTAAAAGGTGTAACAGATATGGCAACTAATATTACAACACCTATAAATAATTTTGTTGCACTAAATAATACCTTGGGGATTAATGCTATACAGCAATTAAGTGCAGGTATATCTAGTCAAACAAGTAACGTAGTTGCTACAGCACAAAGTTTAGCTTCCAGTGTACTGCAAGGTGTTAAAGATATTTTTGGCATACGTTCTCCAAGTAGGAAAATGTTTCAAGTAGGTATACATTTTATGCAAGGATTTATTAACTCACTTAAAAGTAGCGGCATAGGAGATGTAATAAAGAAAATATTTGGGGATATTGCATCTTTGGCAAATGGAACTCTAGGCGGAGCCTTAGGCAATATAATTGAAAATTTTATCGATACTGGCAATCTTTCTGGGTTAGGCAAAATGCTCCAAGGGATAATGCAAAATGGATTAGGTTTTCTTAGTGGTGGAGGAAATGTAGCAGAATGGATAAGTGCTGCAATTGCTCTAACTGGTGTATCCTCAGATTGGGCGGAGCCATTGGCTGAGATTATCCAGCATGAATCTGGCGGAGATCCGAATTCTATAAATCTTTGGGACTCAAACGCAGCGGCAGGCCATCCTTCAAAAGGGCTCATGCAACTTATTGATGAAAATATGTCTGATTATCACCTGCCAGGATTGACTGATATTTATAATCCTATTGCAAACATTGCTGCAGGTATAAAACTAATTCAACATGATTATGGATCTGTATACAATGTACCTGGTGTAAGGGCATTGGCTGAGGGTAGACCATATGTTGGGTATGCAAATGGAACACAAAGCTCAAAAGAAGGAAAAGCAGAGGTTGGAGAATATGAAGCTGAAATAGTTACAGGCCGTAAGGTAGTTGATCTACGAGGTGGAAGTAAAGTATATAAAGGGAGTGATACTAAAAAAATATTAGGAAGCAGGGGAGATATAAAAGTATATGTAATAGTAAAAGGTAATGTAATAGGTAATGAGGAATTCATGGAACAATGTGGAGAATATGTTGGAAATAAAGTATTAGCAGTAATTGATAATCAATAAGGTGGCTTTTATTAATAGCCTCCTTTTTATTTTACAAAAAAGAAGGTGATATATTGTTTGAAATTTATTTTAGTACTTTGGATAGAAGTGAGGTATACAAGTTACCAGTACTTCCAGAAAACATGCCAGAATTAGCTAAAACAGCAAAGAACGAAGAGTTTGAGAGCTATGATAATGGATTTTATAATATCTTAGGCAATGTTAGTTTGATAACTTTCCCTCTTGAGGGATTTCTTCCTGAATATCCTGGTAAATATCCATGGGCTCAAAGTCAGATTAATCCATACCTTTTGATTAATTTATGGAGTCAAGCTATGATTTCAAAAAAGCCTATAAGGTGCATTATGAATAGAGGTATTAATAAAAACAATATAAGTCCTGAAATTTTAAACTGGATGGTTTCTGTTGAAAGCTTGAGTCAACATCCACGAAGGAATAAAGACATTCTATATAAAGTGGAATTTAAAGAGTATAGATGCCCAATAAAAATAGATATAACTCCTGCAAAAAATGCTTTAAATTCTGCTATAAGTTCTGCCATAAATGGTATAAGGGGAATATTAAAATAATGTGGTATTTATATACAAATTATATTATTGGGTATAACGGTAATGGAAATTTTGTGGATATATTATCATATATAAATAATATTCAGTGGACAAACGATCAGGATACTATATCTGTGCAACTTACTTTTGATTCTATACTGGATTTAGCTGAAGGAAGAAGCCATATAGTCTTAAAAAAAGATACCAAAGTAGTATTTCAAGGATATATAACTAAGAAGATTAATAAGGACAAAACAGGTGCTTATACAGCTATGGATTATGCCTATTTATTAAACCGAAATGATGTTGAGCCTATACAATTTAATTGTGATGCCAAAACTGCTATATATCAACTTTTGACCAAATATAATATTGGTGGTGCTTGCATACCTTTGGCAACAAAAATATCAAAATTATATAAAGGAAAAACCGTAAATGAAATAATAGAGGATATTTTAAAACAGTGTTCAGGAGAAACAGGTGACGATATAATAAAAGAAATGCGAGGAAATGTCCTATGGATTGATAAATTAAGCAATTTAAAAATAGATTGTAAATATAAAATATCTAATGACTTTGAAATAAGTAGAAGCCTTGAAAGTATGGTTAATAAGGTAATAGTAACAAGCAATGAGGAAAGTGACGGATCTATTATGGCAACAGCAAAAGATGATAGCAATATAAATATTTTTGGTTTATATACTAAGAGTTTAAGTATTGAAAAGGCCAATAGTGCACAGTCACAAAATTTAGCAGATCAATATTTAAATAATTATGATGCAACAAACAGAGAAGTAACATTAAATTTAACTGATATAGAAGGTTGCGAAGATATTAGGGCTAAACGAAGTATACCTGTAGATATATCTAAATATGGTGTAAATGGTTATTTTAAAGTGAAGTCAGCTCAACATAATTTAAGTAATAATACCCATAAAATACAGGTTACAATTGATTTTTCTAATGCAAGTTTTGAAGAACCTGCATTACTTCAACAGTTAAGTCAATCAGGTTCATCATCCTCTAGTAGTAATAGTACAAGTAGTGACAGCAGTAAACAAGATCAGATAATAAGCTATGCAAAACAATTTTTAGGTGTGCCTTATGTTTGGGGCGGGAAAACTCCAAGTGGTTTTGATTGTAGTGGCTTTGTAAGCTATGTATTTGCACATTTTGGGATAAGCCTTACTCCTTATACTTATACAATGTTTGGAGAAGGAACACAAGTCAGCTTGGATAATATACAACCATGTGATCTTGTGTTCTTTTTTAATAAAGGACATGTTGCAATATACATTGGAAACAATCAATTTATTGAGGCACCACACACAGGTGCAAATGTTAGAATAACAACATTAAGTGATTACTATAGAGGTGAATGTAGTGGTGTAGTTCGTGTAACTTGATCCAGGAGGTTTTGTATGGGAGCTAGATGGGATGTAAAATTAGCAAATGAGTTTAAAAAAAGAAATAATGAAATCTACACAGGTGTTGTAGTAGGTACTGTAACAAGTATTAATCCACTTACTATTTCCATACTTAATGGAGCTGGTCTATTTAGTGGAGATAATTTATATATATGCAAAAATGCGACAGAATACAAGATGAATGTAACTGTTAGTGTAACAACGGATAGAGGTAATTATACAGGAACCGGAACTGCTACTCACGAAGGGCTAAAAGAAAAGGATAGAGTAGCAGTTATAGCTACAGAAGATGGAGGAAAATTATTTGTTATAGATAAGTTATAATAATCAGACTAGGAGGTTTTTTAATGGCTGAAGATATGTTTCCGTTTTTACCTGGTCTACAACAACAAATAGATAATATAGTAAATAAAACACCTACTGAAGTAAAAAAACTTGGCAGGTGTTTTAAAGTTGACTTAAAAACTAATCAATTTGTCGTACAAGATGGGAAGCTAGTAGAACTTACTGAGCTTGAAGCTGTTGAACAGTGGATAGCTCTAATTGTAAAAGCTTATAAAGATAAATATCGTGTCTACAAAGGCACTGAATTTTATTGTAATATAGAAGATTTAAAAGGACAAAAATTAAATATTTTTATTATTGCAGAACTGCAAAGGGAAATAGGTGAATCTCTTGTTAAACATAGATATATATCTAAAGTTGATGACTTCGTTATTACTCAAGTTAAGGACAAGATAGATATTAAATGTAAGGTAACTTTAAAAGATGCTACTATACTTGATGCAGAAAGTGAGGTGTAATAGTTGTTTGAGAATAAAACAGAAGATAATATTCAAAAAGATTTGTTAAATAATATTTCAGATGATTATGAAAAAAGTGCAGGATACCCTATTTATGACTTAACAAAAGCTTACTCAATAGAAGAAGCTGAGTCTTATAAGAACTTAAAAAAAGTTTTAGACAAATTAGATGTAAATAATTTAAGTGACAGCGAACTTGAGAAATTTATATATCAGCGTACAGG
The genomic region above belongs to Clostridium sp. AWRP and contains:
- a CDS encoding phage tail sheath C-terminal domain-containing protein — translated: MSLNLPNIDVIFSKLASTLEGRSQKENVILIIKDDTDKTFSTKVYTDATVAAKDSALYTPANLMYITDAFIGEPAKVTVIRIDATGGKIADALTIAGTLERGWIGTPSEVQADQDAITSFIKDQVAKKRYYFGIVFNSTVPPNFKFVTNIDNPKVTFKGSRGEQTSNEAIPTLLGYFAGNAITRSATNLVIENLVSVQENTDVNADINNGKMPLINDNDDGENKVRIGLAINSLTDDDAIEDEKFIEIVEAEALIATDVRNTFKNDWQGKVKNTPDHQVLFVSAVNGFYKELTKEENGGILDENFDNASYIDTDVQKKALVAAGVSGASSFTDAQVKQTVIGRKVFLKSNIKILFAMTDLTLNNMLN
- a CDS encoding phage tail tube protein produces the protein MANKGTDYLVGTNMTVYMNNVKITEIASCELKVTGKFDDVNQAGEFGTTYVYLGYECSGTLKLNKMRSVGASIVGEAYLTGEMPQLKVSGAVTNKVTKQTGRMEFYDVVVTEFGLNSEVKKLITEEIPIKAGSFKVLDKINPITV
- a CDS encoding transglycosylase SLT domain-containing protein, producing the protein MASRVIATILSLKDNFSKTIQGTTENTKAFQRQIQHTQNDIAKFRNNIGESFGTIKTKVAGALAGLGFAEVAKKSVEFASNLVEVQNVVDQTFGKGASQIDAWSKTALNAYGLNQLQAKQFTGYLGAMMKSSGIAGDSLTKMSEDLVGLSGDMASFDNLDPEIAFEKIRSGISGETEPLKEIGINMDVANLKAYALSQGITKSYESMSQAKQVTLRYNYLMSVTADKHGDFAKTQQTFANQMRIAKANVEQMGASIATNFLPFLNKMLLTFNNGGLKSIGTIFSGIGNTIVSIANNAKVPLQSLMNSFGNLGQASGIKNLFSGIDSKPLETLKWTINSVIYGLRDLVNFVSQHAAATKTILAGLGGALIATKFVQEGVKIQGTIKDIKKGVEGLQGLSKAGKLLSSIFSVPVNAVPFIIAITVIASIAYIVIKNWTPLKNFFTGIWSSITQGASNFSNGVKNVISDVGNTIKSIFSGIGSFFSGLWSGITNTAVSVWNGIKTTASTIWNGIKSVFSTVVTSIVTFVNTKFSSQIQAITIIFNSIRNIFSSIWNGIKTIVLGVVLVIMDIISGKFGSVRTDISKILKSLGNDIRNIGNNIRLIIITVINAIRTTAIQLFTGMVNGIKSIWNGIRNFFSSLWLNLKLGAINGWNAFRNGISGIVSGVVSWIINTWNSIINWFATLPSRLYQSGVSMFTSLKNGISNTIVNIGSWISQKFQGFVSFFTSLPSKASTWAHDMIQGFLQGINDKIDAVKKGASNIADKIRSILHFSTPDEGPLKPYAQWMPDFINGMNEGVINTTPNIVKGVTDMATNITTPINNFVALNNTLGINAIQQLSAGISSQTSNVVATAQSLASSVLQGVKDIFGIRSPSRKMFQVGIHFMQGFINSLKSSGIGDVIKKIFGDIASLANGTLGGALGNIIENFIDTGNLSGLGKMLQGIMQNGLGFLSGGGNVAEWISAAIALTGVSSDWAEPLAEIIQHESGGDPNSINLWDSNAAAGHPSKGLMQLIDENMSDYHLPGLTDIYNPIANIAAGIKLIQHDYGSVYNVPGVRALAEGRPYVGYANGTQSSKEGKAEVGEYEAEIVTGRKVVDLRGGSKVYKGSDTKKILGSRGDIKVYVIVKGNVIGNEEFMEQCGEYVGNKVLAVIDNQ
- a CDS encoding C40 family peptidase; translated protein: MWYLYTNYIIGYNGNGNFVDILSYINNIQWTNDQDTISVQLTFDSILDLAEGRSHIVLKKDTKVVFQGYITKKINKDKTGAYTAMDYAYLLNRNDVEPIQFNCDAKTAIYQLLTKYNIGGACIPLATKISKLYKGKTVNEIIEDILKQCSGETGDDIIKEMRGNVLWIDKLSNLKIDCKYKISNDFEISRSLESMVNKVIVTSNEESDGSIMATAKDDSNINIFGLYTKSLSIEKANSAQSQNLADQYLNNYDATNREVTLNLTDIEGCEDIRAKRSIPVDISKYGVNGYFKVKSAQHNLSNNTHKIQVTIDFSNASFEEPALLQQLSQSGSSSSSSNSTSSDSSKQDQIISYAKQFLGVPYVWGGKTPSGFDCSGFVSYVFAHFGISLTPYTYTMFGEGTQVSLDNIQPCDLVFFFNKGHVAIYIGNNQFIEAPHTGANVRITTLSDYYRGECSGVVRVT
- a CDS encoding DUF2577 domain-containing protein, with protein sequence MGARWDVKLANEFKKRNNEIYTGVVVGTVTSINPLTISILNGAGLFSGDNLYICKNATEYKMNVTVSVTTDRGNYTGTGTATHEGLKEKDRVAVIATEDGGKLFVIDKL